In Stieleria varia, one genomic interval encodes:
- the tig gene encoding trigger factor: MSTSTEPETTDVAETKPPIQLSVDVKSPQACVREVVVTIPQSEVQRYLKDAYDELVPEAQVPGFRAGRAPRKLVEKQFRERVIEQVKGSLLMDSLSQVTEKQEFSAISEPDFEYKSIEVPEEGDFIYQFTIEVRPEFATPKWKGLKVQKPVEAIEDEDVTEALNRVLDRQATLEATDEPAELKDRLSVTIEFSNNGKMLSKLEEQRITLSERVSFADAVCESFGEKLTGAKEGDTVDVKVKLGANVEPEDLRDKEIDAKVSVLEVLKLERPALTPKLLEELGDFESEEELRSFVRDSLTRQAEYRTQQAVRKSVSDLLAESVQFELPIDLVRRQTGRELERKVLELRRSGFDDDTIRRIVNATRQNAQKATEASLREHFVLEQIAEELQIDAEPSDYDDEIALIAEQSDMPERRVRARLEKSGQMDALRNQIVERKVVDLIIAEADVTEVPVPKDEAEEDNKEFAVMHSVLDTKDDSAIPEAKYDDNTVPGTEPEKKDKDKD; this comes from the coding sequence ATGTCCACCTCAACCGAGCCCGAAACCACCGACGTTGCGGAAACAAAACCACCGATTCAGTTGTCGGTGGATGTCAAATCGCCGCAAGCTTGCGTCCGCGAAGTCGTGGTCACCATCCCGCAGTCCGAAGTCCAGCGTTACCTCAAAGACGCCTACGACGAACTCGTTCCCGAGGCCCAAGTGCCTGGCTTCCGAGCCGGCCGCGCTCCTCGAAAATTGGTGGAAAAACAATTCCGCGAACGAGTCATCGAGCAGGTCAAGGGATCTTTGCTGATGGACAGCCTGTCCCAGGTCACCGAGAAGCAAGAATTCTCGGCGATCAGTGAGCCCGACTTTGAATACAAGTCGATCGAAGTACCCGAAGAAGGCGACTTCATCTATCAGTTCACCATCGAGGTGCGTCCCGAGTTCGCAACGCCAAAGTGGAAGGGCTTGAAAGTCCAGAAACCGGTCGAAGCGATTGAAGACGAAGATGTCACCGAAGCGCTCAATCGCGTGCTGGATCGCCAAGCAACTTTAGAAGCCACCGATGAACCCGCGGAACTCAAAGACCGCTTGTCGGTCACGATCGAGTTCTCCAACAACGGCAAGATGCTTTCCAAGCTCGAAGAACAACGCATCACGCTCAGTGAACGCGTCTCCTTTGCCGATGCCGTCTGCGAAAGCTTTGGCGAAAAACTGACCGGAGCCAAAGAAGGCGATACGGTCGACGTGAAAGTCAAACTGGGTGCCAACGTCGAACCGGAAGACCTGCGTGACAAAGAAATCGACGCGAAGGTCAGCGTGCTGGAAGTTCTGAAACTGGAACGCCCCGCGTTGACGCCAAAGCTGCTCGAAGAGCTGGGTGATTTTGAATCCGAAGAAGAACTGCGTTCGTTTGTTCGTGATTCGCTGACCCGCCAAGCCGAGTACCGTACTCAACAAGCCGTCCGCAAGAGCGTCTCTGATCTGTTGGCCGAGTCTGTTCAGTTTGAGCTGCCCATCGACCTGGTGCGTCGCCAAACCGGACGCGAACTGGAACGCAAAGTTCTGGAATTGCGACGCAGTGGTTTTGATGACGACACCATCCGACGCATCGTGAACGCTACAAGGCAGAACGCACAAAAAGCCACCGAAGCTTCGTTGCGTGAGCACTTTGTTCTGGAGCAGATCGCAGAGGAATTGCAGATCGATGCCGAGCCGAGCGACTACGATGACGAAATCGCTTTGATCGCCGAGCAGAGCGACATGCCCGAACGTCGCGTTCGTGCTCGCTTGGAAAAGTCCGGCCAAATGGACGCGCTCCGCAATCAAATTGTCGAACGCAAGGTCGTCGACTTGATCATCGCAGAGGCCGATGTCACCGAAGTACCAGTGCCAAAGGATGAAGCCGAAGAGGACAACAAAGAGTTTGCCGTCATGCACAGCGTCTTGGACACCAAAGACGACTCGGCCATCCCAGAAGCCAAGTACGACGACAACACGGTTCCCGGAACCGAACCAGAAAAGAAAGACAAGGACAAAGACTGA
- a CDS encoding acylphosphatase, which produces MTSDKRRFIVRFTGHVQGVGFRATAVGHARGLGVHGFVRNEPDGSVLLDADGPPGDLRELVRRIKTTMGDRIDFADVQQAEPLGREGGLVIRW; this is translated from the coding sequence ATGACCTCTGACAAACGACGGTTCATTGTCCGTTTCACAGGGCACGTTCAGGGAGTCGGGTTCCGCGCCACCGCCGTCGGGCATGCGAGAGGTTTGGGCGTCCATGGATTCGTGCGAAACGAACCAGATGGCAGCGTGCTGCTGGACGCTGATGGCCCACCAGGCGACTTGCGTGAACTGGTGCGAAGGATCAAAACAACGATGGGTGACCGGATTGATTTCGCAGACGTTCAACAGGCGGAACCGTTGGGGCGTGAGGGCGGCTTGGTCATCCGCTGGTGA
- a CDS encoding DEAD/DEAH box helicase family protein, translating to MELLIQRRSSRRDLASATIDDTIVERYYQTRAIRRIGESFEKDNERKSLLVMATGSKTKGDENKRGRG from the coding sequence TTGGAACTGCTGATCCAACGACGCAGTAGTCGCCGTGATTTGGCTTCGGCGACGATCGACGACACGATTGTGGAACGCTATTACCAAACCCGCGCGATCCGGCGAATCGGCGAGTCGTTTGAAAAGGACAACGAACGGAAGTCGCTGCTGGTGATGGCGACGGGCAGCAAAACAAAAGGGGACGAAAACAAAAGGGGACGGGGGTGA
- a CDS encoding helix-turn-helix domain-containing protein, whose translation MIRNEQEYREAVERLTAEKKRFDEHRQRLIDDGIKKAGVQRVMEPLISFHEQLREEVEHYENLKRGKFPDLPNLKGLGVLLVSLRIARGMSQRELAAKLEVHESQVSRDERNEYHGITVDRAIKILDALGVKLQTTVVDAPLGTEVDELQST comes from the coding sequence ATGATTAGAAACGAACAGGAATACCGCGAAGCCGTCGAAAGACTGACGGCTGAGAAAAAGCGATTCGACGAACATCGCCAGCGACTGATCGACGACGGTATTAAAAAAGCGGGCGTCCAACGTGTGATGGAACCTTTGATTTCGTTTCACGAGCAATTGCGGGAAGAAGTCGAGCATTACGAGAATTTGAAACGAGGGAAGTTTCCTGACCTGCCGAATTTGAAAGGACTTGGAGTGCTGCTGGTTTCTCTGCGGATTGCTCGAGGAATGTCGCAACGAGAGCTTGCGGCGAAACTAGAGGTGCACGAGTCTCAGGTTTCTCGCGACGAACGTAACGAGTACCACGGCATTACCGTTGATCGCGCAATCAAGATCCTGGATGCGCTTGGTGTGAAACTGCAGACCACGGTCGTCGACGCCCCACTGGGAACCGAAGTCGACGAACTTCAGAGCACCTAA
- a CDS encoding YegJ family protein, whose amino-acid sequence MNRFFSIALLCVVACGCGGERSKPETLVDSGYDQQEMDDAIAKARSEVDSFITELSAPTGTDHAVKAPITDDGQTEHFWLTEVSFQNGEFKGTINNDPGIVNNVQIGQEWTIKKSEISDWMFMRDDKMHGNYTMRPLLKTLPEEEAAMYRSLLADP is encoded by the coding sequence ATGAATCGGTTCTTCTCCATTGCTCTGTTGTGCGTCGTGGCTTGCGGATGTGGCGGCGAACGATCCAAACCGGAAACGCTCGTCGATTCGGGCTACGACCAACAGGAGATGGACGACGCGATTGCAAAGGCCCGCAGCGAAGTCGATTCCTTCATCACCGAGCTATCCGCTCCCACTGGCACGGATCACGCCGTGAAAGCCCCGATCACGGATGACGGCCAGACCGAGCATTTTTGGCTCACCGAAGTTTCTTTTCAGAACGGCGAGTTCAAAGGAACGATCAATAACGATCCTGGAATCGTCAACAATGTCCAGATCGGCCAAGAGTGGACGATCAAGAAGTCGGAGATCTCGGACTGGATGTTCATGCGTGACGACAAGATGCACGGCAACTACACCATGCGTCCCTTGCTGAAGACGCTGCCAGAGGAAGAAGCCGCGATGTACCGTTCTCTGCTCGCCGACCCCTGA
- a CDS encoding anthranilate synthase component I family protein has protein sequence MTSPSLPVVRKLPPGFDVAVAFDRLGDMPRRIWLDSNTAANTGQLSEAASIDPAASVQDTPRGRYSFLAADPVRTLDVHAGAPAPWDDFQVLAKSLPPTNAPELPPFQGGIAGLIGYEAGTWLENVGTSRIDDLPTPAISLGVYDWVIAVDHINGEAWLVSQGLGADDESQRETAARQRADAVMRCLESSNDATPAYGKSAGKALSVLAKPTNQFATQHTGVTSSFTGAGFRGAVADIVQRIRGGDCFQVNLAQRLLRQADCCSSELYHRLRKANPAPMSGYYDGGDFQVLSSSPEGFLQVRGGRVETRPIKGTVPRTGDDRRDEELAQQLRESKKDHAENVMIVDLMRNDLSRVCEDDSVEVEKLCKVERYRYVQHLVSVVTGRLRADQDVVDLLRACFPGGSITGAPKIEAMKTIATLEPNPRGPYCGSLGYISCGGNADFNILIRTITATRGYWQIPVGGGITARSEPAGEEAETWSKAEGMLRAVQIHDGT, from the coding sequence ATGACTTCGCCATCGCTCCCTGTCGTTCGCAAACTGCCGCCCGGTTTTGACGTGGCCGTCGCGTTTGATCGACTGGGTGACATGCCACGTCGAATCTGGCTCGATTCGAATACTGCGGCAAACACGGGACAGCTAAGTGAGGCAGCAAGCATCGATCCTGCGGCTAGCGTTCAAGACACACCTCGTGGTCGCTACTCGTTTCTGGCCGCCGATCCGGTGCGAACGCTGGACGTTCATGCCGGTGCCCCCGCCCCGTGGGACGACTTTCAAGTCCTGGCCAAGTCATTGCCCCCAACGAACGCTCCCGAGTTGCCGCCATTTCAAGGAGGCATCGCCGGCCTGATCGGATACGAAGCCGGCACGTGGTTGGAAAATGTCGGCACCAGTCGAATCGATGACCTGCCCACCCCTGCAATCTCACTGGGCGTTTATGACTGGGTCATTGCCGTCGATCACATCAACGGGGAAGCTTGGCTCGTCAGCCAAGGTCTCGGTGCAGACGACGAAAGCCAGCGCGAGACGGCCGCCCGGCAACGTGCGGATGCCGTGATGCGGTGCCTTGAGAGTTCGAACGACGCAACGCCGGCGTACGGCAAATCCGCAGGAAAGGCTTTGAGCGTTCTCGCGAAACCGACCAACCAGTTTGCCACTCAGCACACCGGAGTGACCAGCAGTTTTACCGGGGCCGGTTTCCGCGGTGCCGTCGCCGACATTGTTCAGCGGATTCGGGGCGGCGATTGCTTCCAAGTCAACCTGGCCCAACGACTACTTCGCCAAGCGGATTGTTGTTCGAGCGAGCTTTACCATCGACTTCGCAAGGCCAACCCCGCGCCGATGAGTGGTTATTACGACGGCGGCGACTTTCAAGTGCTCAGCAGTTCGCCCGAGGGGTTCTTGCAAGTCCGTGGCGGCCGAGTCGAAACCCGGCCGATCAAGGGAACCGTACCAAGGACCGGCGACGATCGACGTGACGAGGAACTTGCCCAGCAGCTACGTGAAAGCAAAAAGGACCACGCCGAGAACGTGATGATCGTCGACTTGATGCGAAACGACTTGTCGCGGGTTTGTGAAGACGACAGCGTGGAAGTCGAAAAGCTGTGCAAAGTCGAGCGGTATCGCTATGTGCAGCATCTCGTTTCCGTCGTCACCGGCCGTTTGCGTGCCGATCAGGACGTCGTCGATCTCCTGCGTGCCTGTTTCCCCGGCGGCAGCATCACGGGGGCACCAAAAATCGAAGCCATGAAGACGATCGCCACTCTGGAGCCCAATCCGAGAGGCCCGTACTGTGGCTCGTTGGGCTACATCAGTTGCGGAGGCAATGCAGACTTCAATATCTTGATTCGGACCATCACGGCCACACGCGGCTATTGGCAAATCCCTGTGGGCGGCGGAATCACCGCTCGTAGCGAGCCGGCGGGCGAAGAAGCCGAGACGTGGTCCAAAGCCGAGGGAATGCTGCGTGCGGTTCAAATCCACGATGGAACATAG
- a CDS encoding SpoIIE family protein phosphatase: MAFLSTNAGTPGASRFELTESETTIGRHPDCHIVVDAGAVSRFHAKVTREGGNFSVLDLGSRNGTYLNGQLLQNAQSLHEGDRIRISDVELVFHHLATPAFASSSSNSEMTFDGSSFGVMMVDDEPDSDSMVPASRVEYKSSADGLMVRATAEAKLDALTEISRHMANVQAVDEVLPKVLDSLFVIFPSADRGFVVMEGDKGDLVTRFVRTRAVRDETETVRISRTIVRKVMSSGEAILSFDAMEDSRFDNSESISDFSIKSMICAPLTDGEGRAFGAIQIDSTQGRGQFVEKDIDLLSGVAAQAGILIHNAKMHEQALHQREVEQDLKLATEVQQAFLPQSPPDAPGFCVASHYQAANHIGGDYFDYIHFGDGRVGIVVADVVGHGVAAAMFMAKLSAETRFCLASDHDVARAVERLNDRMSRLEVERFVTFLLIVVDPANPNVTIVNAGHMAPVMRKACDGSIEEPGEEESGLPIAIDTGMDYEAVEVLVEAGDVLVMYTDGVNEAMDAEDNEFGMEAVREITRKGGSAEEICGRIVQAVHQHIGAAPPFDDMCLVVIERTENPKTAVAVGVETVDEDVIETVL; encoded by the coding sequence ATGGCCTTTCTGTCGACCAACGCGGGAACACCTGGAGCCAGCCGGTTCGAGTTGACCGAATCGGAAACCACCATCGGTCGACACCCGGACTGCCACATCGTGGTCGATGCCGGGGCGGTCAGTCGATTTCATGCCAAGGTCACACGCGAGGGCGGCAACTTTTCTGTCCTCGACTTGGGCAGCCGAAACGGAACGTACCTCAACGGCCAGTTGCTTCAGAACGCTCAATCGCTGCACGAAGGTGACCGGATCCGAATCAGCGACGTCGAGTTGGTCTTTCATCATTTGGCGACGCCGGCATTTGCCAGCAGTAGCTCGAACTCAGAAATGACCTTCGACGGCTCCAGTTTCGGCGTCATGATGGTCGACGACGAACCGGACTCCGATTCGATGGTGCCCGCCAGTCGCGTTGAGTACAAAAGCTCCGCCGACGGACTGATGGTTCGCGCGACCGCCGAAGCCAAGTTGGACGCGTTGACCGAAATCAGTCGACACATGGCTAACGTGCAAGCCGTCGACGAGGTGCTGCCGAAAGTCCTCGACAGTTTGTTTGTGATCTTCCCCTCCGCCGACCGCGGCTTTGTCGTGATGGAAGGCGACAAGGGCGATCTGGTCACTCGCTTCGTTCGCACTCGTGCGGTGAGAGACGAAACAGAGACGGTTCGCATCAGCCGAACGATCGTTCGCAAAGTCATGAGCAGCGGCGAAGCCATCCTGTCCTTCGACGCGATGGAGGACAGTCGATTCGACAACAGCGAGTCCATCTCGGATTTTTCCATCAAAAGTATGATCTGCGCCCCGCTGACCGATGGCGAAGGGCGAGCGTTCGGAGCCATTCAAATCGACTCCACGCAGGGCCGCGGGCAGTTTGTCGAAAAAGACATTGACCTGCTCTCCGGCGTCGCCGCGCAAGCAGGCATTCTGATCCACAACGCCAAGATGCACGAACAAGCATTGCATCAACGCGAAGTCGAACAGGATTTGAAATTGGCGACTGAAGTCCAGCAGGCGTTCTTGCCGCAATCGCCGCCCGACGCGCCAGGCTTTTGCGTTGCCAGTCACTATCAAGCCGCCAACCACATCGGTGGCGACTACTTCGATTACATCCATTTCGGTGACGGACGCGTTGGCATCGTGGTCGCCGACGTGGTCGGGCACGGTGTTGCGGCCGCCATGTTCATGGCCAAGCTGTCGGCAGAGACACGGTTTTGTTTGGCAAGTGATCATGACGTGGCCCGCGCGGTCGAGCGATTGAACGATCGCATGAGCCGACTGGAGGTCGAACGCTTCGTGACGTTCCTGCTGATCGTCGTTGACCCTGCGAATCCCAATGTGACGATTGTCAACGCCGGCCACATGGCACCGGTCATGCGTAAGGCTTGCGATGGTTCGATCGAAGAACCAGGTGAAGAAGAATCCGGATTGCCGATCGCGATCGATACCGGCATGGACTACGAAGCCGTCGAGGTGCTGGTCGAAGCCGGTGATGTGCTGGTGATGTACACCGATGGCGTCAACGAAGCCATGGACGCCGAAGACAACGAGTTCGGCATGGAGGCGGTTCGGGAAATCACGCGTAAGGGTGGATCCGCCGAAGAGATCTGTGGGCGGATTGTGCAAGCGGTTCATCAGCACATCGGGGCAGCTCCCCCCTTTGATGACATGTGCTTGGTCGTCATCGAGCGGACCGAGAATCCGAAAACCGCCGTCGCGGTCGGCGTTGAAACCGTCGATGAGGACGTGATCGAAACCGTGCTTTGA
- the rplC gene encoding 50S ribosomal protein L3: MTQIYLEDGTVVPVTVVKAGPCQVLQVRTQERDGYQAVQLGFEDKPRRLASRSERGHVAKLESKRSKKRSASGVELVAKAGCEPQRYIREFRGESDLQVGSTVTVDLFNDVKRVDVTATSKGRGFSGVMKRHNFSGQRATHGVKKVHRHAGGTGCSASPSRLFKGIRMAGQYGNVKTTTRNLELVGVDTEENLILIRGSVPGPNGGFVTVRKTNKVG; the protein is encoded by the coding sequence ATGACTCAGATTTACCTGGAAGACGGAACGGTTGTTCCTGTCACCGTGGTGAAGGCTGGGCCCTGTCAAGTGTTGCAGGTTCGTACGCAGGAGCGTGACGGCTACCAGGCAGTTCAGTTGGGTTTTGAGGACAAGCCACGTCGCCTGGCCAGTCGCAGCGAGCGAGGTCATGTCGCCAAGCTTGAGAGCAAGCGGTCTAAGAAACGCTCCGCCAGTGGTGTTGAGCTGGTTGCTAAGGCCGGGTGCGAGCCTCAGCGATACATTCGCGAGTTCCGCGGTGAGTCGGATCTGCAAGTTGGCTCGACCGTCACGGTTGACTTGTTCAATGATGTCAAGCGAGTGGATGTCACCGCGACGAGCAAGGGCCGCGGCTTCAGTGGCGTCATGAAGCGACACAATTTCTCGGGTCAGCGTGCAACGCACGGTGTCAAGAAAGTGCACCGCCACGCTGGTGGTACCGGTTGCAGTGCTTCGCCAAGCCGATTGTTCAAGGGCATTCGGATGGCCGGCCAATATGGGAATGTAAAGACCACGACCCGCAATCTGGAGCTCGTGGGTGTCGATACCGAAGAGAATCTGATTTTGATTCGCGGTTCCGTTCCCGGCCCAAATGGTGGCTTTGTCACTGTCCGCAAAACGAACAAGGTGGGTTGA
- a CDS encoding formylmethanofuran--tetrahydromethanopterin N-formyltransferase has translation MPELKELVEDTYAEGFRSIYGEILITARDDRWLKHCVHAVTGHASSTILCDCEAGVAQWIDAESAAAGATPDGRPGAVVQFHVPRFRKDREEHLGKVMLARISQNVLTCPTAACFNRLDTDPYFKLGRKVALFGDRHQFRDVRHGHKGWVVPILGGEFFLSRRFGFRDGVMGGNLWFLGSSVDIALDAAERAAIAAEETPGVITTFPGGVAASGSKAGSSYDFLIAATYAEFCPTLRDKLGEKSKVPEGVASIMEIIVNGQDLESIENATRAAILAAAQTPGLTRITAGNYGGRLGKSLVYLHKLIA, from the coding sequence ATGCCGGAACTGAAAGAATTAGTCGAGGACACATATGCAGAAGGATTCCGCAGTATTTACGGGGAAATTCTGATCACCGCTCGAGACGATCGCTGGCTCAAGCACTGCGTCCACGCGGTCACCGGTCATGCATCGAGCACGATCCTGTGCGACTGCGAAGCCGGCGTCGCCCAGTGGATCGATGCCGAGTCGGCCGCCGCCGGAGCGACCCCGGACGGGCGACCGGGAGCAGTCGTGCAGTTTCACGTCCCGAGATTTCGCAAGGACAGGGAAGAGCACCTTGGAAAAGTCATGTTGGCCCGCATCAGCCAAAACGTGCTCACTTGCCCTACAGCCGCCTGCTTTAATCGCCTGGACACCGATCCGTACTTCAAACTTGGTCGCAAAGTTGCCCTGTTTGGCGACCGGCATCAATTTCGTGACGTGCGGCACGGCCACAAAGGCTGGGTCGTTCCGATTCTCGGGGGCGAATTCTTTTTGTCACGCCGATTCGGGTTTCGTGACGGAGTGATGGGCGGAAACCTATGGTTCTTGGGTTCCAGTGTCGATATCGCGTTGGACGCCGCCGAGCGAGCCGCGATTGCCGCAGAGGAAACACCGGGAGTCATCACGACGTTTCCAGGCGGAGTCGCGGCCAGCGGATCCAAAGCCGGCAGTAGCTACGATTTTTTGATCGCCGCAACGTATGCCGAGTTTTGCCCCACGCTACGTGACAAATTAGGCGAAAAAAGTAAAGTTCCCGAAGGGGTCGCCAGCATCATGGAGATCATCGTCAACGGCCAAGACCTGGAGTCGATCGAGAACGCAACGCGAGCAGCGATTCTGGCGGCCGCGCAAACGCCGGGCTTGACGCGAATCACGGCGGGGAATTACGGAGGGCGACTGGGCAAGTCGCTTGTCTATCTTCACAAGTTGATAGCGTAA
- the rpsJ gene encoding 30S ribosomal protein S10, which produces MSAGASEVIRIRMEAYDHSVLDQSAQEIVDTVKRTHSEVHGPIPLPTRIERYTVLSSPFVNKKARQQYEIRTHKRLIDIVQATAKTIEALNKLSLPAGVDIKIKASAR; this is translated from the coding sequence GTGTCAGCCGGAGCAAGCGAAGTCATTCGAATTCGTATGGAAGCGTACGATCACTCCGTGCTGGATCAAAGTGCTCAGGAGATCGTCGACACGGTCAAGCGAACTCATAGCGAAGTTCACGGACCGATCCCGTTGCCGACTCGCATTGAGCGATACACCGTGCTGTCCAGTCCGTTTGTGAACAAGAAGGCTCGTCAGCAGTACGAGATTCGGACCCACAAACGCTTGATCGACATCGTCCAGGCAACTGCGAAGACGATCGAAGCTTTGAACAAATTGAGTCTGCCTGCTGGTGTCGATATCAAAATCAAGGCATCGGCAAGGTAG
- a CDS encoding DUF4145 domain-containing protein yields the protein MAYKFDRALKLPYQDNLSALIHEPTFKQTAGDAVFNKAKLINKRGNDAVHSHRDVSDADAVSTVQELFHFCYWFARLYARRDRPDPALTFDPALLPTTAIPKQTLSQLKLLETQLKEKDEELSVLLADKDKLDAEIKLLRTEVAKAKKAAEKIQDDHDYNEAETRDRWIDELLKESGWPLDQKRDREFPVTGMPNRGNISRTALAAVEDGSDTDGEGTGANAQRLTGEGFVDYVLWATMASRWRWSRPNGRDATQEPGNSRQSCMPIAWKQGMASDQSFSTPTGTNIGFGTMPCTPRAEFRASTRKRSWNC from the coding sequence GTGGCTTACAAGTTCGACCGGGCTTTGAAACTGCCATACCAAGACAACTTGTCGGCGCTGATTCACGAACCCACGTTCAAGCAAACCGCTGGCGATGCGGTCTTCAACAAAGCGAAGCTGATCAACAAGCGGGGCAATGATGCCGTTCACAGCCACCGGGACGTTTCCGATGCGGATGCGGTTTCAACGGTCCAGGAACTGTTTCACTTCTGCTACTGGTTTGCCCGACTATACGCCCGACGCGATCGGCCGGATCCCGCGCTGACGTTCGATCCGGCGCTTTTGCCGACGACCGCGATCCCCAAGCAAACGCTTAGCCAACTGAAATTGCTTGAGACGCAACTGAAGGAGAAGGACGAGGAACTCTCCGTCTTGTTGGCCGACAAGGACAAGCTGGATGCCGAGATCAAGCTGCTTCGCACGGAAGTGGCCAAGGCGAAAAAGGCGGCCGAGAAGATTCAGGACGATCACGATTACAACGAAGCCGAAACCCGAGATCGCTGGATCGACGAACTGTTGAAAGAATCCGGCTGGCCGCTGGATCAAAAGCGTGATCGCGAGTTCCCCGTGACGGGGATGCCCAATCGCGGAAACATAAGCCGAACGGCGTTAGCCGCGGTTGAAGATGGTAGCGATACCGACGGCGAAGGAACCGGGGCTAACGCCCAGCGGCTGACAGGAGAAGGCTTTGTCGATTACGTGCTGTGGGCGACGATGGCAAGCCGCTGGCGGTGGTCGAGGCCAAACGGACGCGACGCGACCCAAGAACCGGGGAACAGCAGGCAAAGCTGTATGCCGATTGCCTGGAAGCAAGGTATGGCCAGCGACCAATCATTTTCTACTCCAACGGGTACGAACATTGGATTTGGGACGATGCCATGTACGCCCCGCGCCGAGTTCAGGGCTTCTACAAGAAAGCGGAGTTGGAACTGCTGA
- a CDS encoding transposase, with protein MNDEPLAYFITFTVYGTFLQGDARWWRSRNEGSRPPQPFLEQWHRDRLNHDVVLLDDEQRSVVEAEIQRLCEFRGWELWKANPRSNHVHVVVTATGYNGAKVRDQIKANCTRVIRERWPSFIDRPVWTAGGDWQCVNTEEELEQLIQYAGEAQDRKDRDVG; from the coding sequence ATGAATGATGAACCACTCGCCTACTTCATTACCTTCACGGTCTACGGGACATTCTTGCAGGGCGATGCTCGTTGGTGGCGTTCCCGGAATGAAGGCTCGCGACCGCCTCAACCATTTCTTGAGCAATGGCATCGTGATCGACTGAATCACGATGTGGTGCTGCTCGACGATGAACAACGCTCCGTCGTCGAGGCCGAGATCCAACGCCTGTGCGAATTTCGCGGCTGGGAACTTTGGAAAGCGAACCCGCGCAGCAATCACGTTCATGTTGTGGTGACGGCGACAGGATACAACGGGGCGAAGGTTAGAGATCAGATCAAGGCAAACTGCACAAGGGTGATTCGAGAACGTTGGCCATCATTCATTGACCGGCCCGTCTGGACAGCCGGCGGCGACTGGCAATGCGTCAACACGGAAGAAGAATTGGAGCAACTGATTCAGTACGCCGGTGAAGCTCAGGATCGGAAAGATCGCGATGTCGGGTGA
- a CDS encoding DUF6932 family protein, which translates to MTDKIPEFDSAGLLAIGDYEVTLAELRDSILVQGPRNRIEYPTWDASWRLWLVDHLEMMVRQLWLVGVDEIYIDGSFVEDKDHPNDIDGYFVCDLDRLESGELERDLNLLDPQKIWTWDHAMRKPYAGYPKAQLPMWHVYRVELYPHVAGFGCGITDENGYELEFPAAFRRSRRDGKPRGIVKLRQEVDHD; encoded by the coding sequence ATGACCGACAAGATACCTGAGTTCGACTCCGCTGGATTGCTGGCCATCGGAGACTACGAGGTGACGCTCGCTGAACTACGGGATTCCATCCTGGTTCAGGGGCCGCGCAATCGCATTGAGTATCCGACCTGGGATGCGAGCTGGCGATTGTGGTTGGTTGATCACTTGGAAATGATGGTGAGGCAACTTTGGTTAGTCGGTGTGGACGAGATTTACATCGATGGCTCATTTGTGGAGGACAAAGATCATCCGAATGACATCGATGGCTATTTCGTTTGCGATTTGGATCGGCTTGAATCAGGTGAGCTTGAGCGCGACTTGAATCTGTTAGATCCGCAGAAGATTTGGACGTGGGACCACGCAATGCGAAAACCCTACGCCGGTTATCCCAAGGCTCAATTACCGATGTGGCATGTCTATCGAGTCGAACTGTACCCGCACGTTGCTGGGTTTGGCTGCGGGATTACCGATGAAAATGGTTACGAACTCGAATTTCCCGCAGCGTTTCGCCGCTCTCGGCGTGACGGGAAACCGCGTGGAATTGTTAAGCTCCGTCAGGAGGTAGATCATGATTAG